The DNA region CTTCCGATCTCTCTTCTTGGCCATATGCGTTAATTATGTAGCCCGGCTCAATGTCAGTGTTGCCCTGGTGGCCATGACGGATGCGGCCACTTCCAATCCTGACTTTCCGGAATACAACTGGACAGAGGCACAACGTTCCTATATTCTTTCCAGCTTCTATTGGGGCTATATTATCACCCAGTTTCCGGCTGGATTTTTGGTGCGTCGTTTTGGCGCCAAAATCGTGCTGTTTATACCAACATTTGCCACCGCCATCTTGAGTGCACTGACACCTTATTCTATCAGCTGGGGTGGCTGGGTGGCATTTAGCGTACTACGTGTTGTAATGGGATTATTTCAGGGTCTAATATTTCCCTGCATACATGAACATCTGGCCAAATGGTCACCGCCCAAAGATCGCAATCGCTTGGGAGTTTTCGCCTACTCGGGCTCCGATTGTGGCTCTGTGATGGCAATGGGAATTAGTGGACTGATAGCAAATAGTTCCATGGGCTGGCCGGG from Drosophila innubila isolate TH190305 chromosome Y unlocalized genomic scaffold, UK_Dinn_1.0 350_Y_Y, whole genome shotgun sequence includes:
- the LOC117793179 gene encoding putative inorganic phosphate cotransporter translates to LAICVNYVARLNVSVALVAMTDAATSNPDFPEYNWTEAQRSYILSSFYWGYIITQFPAGFLVRRFGAKIVLFIPTFATAILSALTPYSISWGGWVAFSVLRVVMGLFQGLIFPCIHEHLAKWSPPKDRNRLGVFAYSGSDCGSVMAMGISGLIANSSMGWPGISYVSAGLCGIWCLLWLLFSANNAPSSRLVGQNERDYIERSMKREDGFHVQ